ACTACTTCAGAAAAAAAGAAAATGTTTGTGAAGTATGGCGAGTTGTATTTTACTCTTAAAGGAGAAGAATTTAAGCTGAATGTGTACCAGAGCCTGGCGCTCTCAAAAACTGAAGAATACAAAGACTACCTGTTTTTGCCTTTTACAGACCCCACCAATGGGCTGAGCACTTACGCAGGCGGAAGATATCTTGATCTAACCATCCCTGAAACCAAAGTTGTGGAACTGGATTTTAATAAAGCCTATAATCCTTACTGTGCCTACAGCGGCGGCTATTCCTGCCCAATCCCGCCGGCAGAAAACCACCTTGCAGTTCCTGTTACGGCAGGGGTGAAGAAGTACGCAAAGCACTAGCCCAGCCTTGACACCCAGATCCCTGTTAAAACTGCGGCAATTCCCAGGAAAATACTTCCGGCAGAATATATTCCGAAGTTAAAGTAGTCGCCCGCCTTCAGCAGCGCCTGGTTTTCAAAGCTAAAAGCCGAAAAAGTTGTGAATCCGCCGCAGAAACCCGTGGCGAGCAATAGAGTGGTGTTCGGGGAAATTGTTTCCTGCTTCATTCCCAGTCCTATAATAAAACCTATTAAAAGGCTTCCGAAGAAATTGACCAGCAGCGTACCCAGCGGGATGGAGGAAAGCGTGTTGAGGTTTTTTGAAATTAGGAACCTGAGCGCACTGCCCGCACCACCGCCAAGAAAAACAAGTAGTAGCTGTTTTATCATTCTACCGGGATGTAAATTTCTGTCACCCAGAGTGCCGGATTGTCAATTTTTGTAGGATCGGTAATTAACATTTCGAAAGGCTGCCCCTGAGAGTTTACCACAAGATCGTTTTCTTCAATATAGCGATAGGTGCGCTCCCAGGCTTCAGAAGCATTTTTGTGATGGCCGTTAAGAGTGGTTTTAACCACTTTTTGAGGCTCCAGGTACCCGTTCAAAATTTCGCTTCCTGCCGGGGTGATCACCTGGCTTGGGGTAGGTACGCCGGCAGAGAAAATAGTGGTGCCGTTGCGGTCATCGCGCTGGTTATAGATGATAAGCGGCTGCCCGCTCACCGAGATATTGTTCTGGTTCATATAGAGCTTAACCTGTTCTATCATACTGGCGGCACGCGTGTTCACCTCTCCCATGCGCGAGGCAGTTGTGGTGTACATATAATATCCTCCTCCGTGTTGAGTTAGCCCGTCAACATTTATAGAATAGGCTTCCATTTTTCGAATTACATTCTGTTCCAGGTTCTCAATGCTCTGCTCAAAAATGGGAAGAAATACTTCGGCCAGTTCCTCGTCCTGTACCGTAAAAGCCAGTTTTTCCTTGAAAGTCTGGTTACCTTCAAGCACCCAGCTAACACGGGTGCCGCCATCTTCGGGGGTGAAGGTCCAGGTGATCATTCCTTCAGCTTCGCCAGTAATTGTTTCTGTTTGCAGCACCTGTTCAATGCTGGAATAAGGGATGGTAGCGGTAGTCACTATTTGCCCGTCACTTATGGCTTCGGCCTGCCAGGTAATTGCAGTATCTCTTTCAGAAGTCGCGGCGGCAACATCCATATCCATTCCTTCAATGCCTGTAAAGGCATCCCAGGATTTCCAGTTGGAAAGATCGGCTACTTCCCTGAACAACATGGGGGCAGGAGCGTTGATGAGCTTACTGGTCTCCACCCTGTACTCTCCGTCTTTGGTAGCAATGTAAATGGAGCCTGCAATAAAGAGGATTAACAGCAGGAAAAGAAGGTATTTTAAGATCTTCATGGCCGATGGCAGGTTTATTGTATTTATTGTGCTAATATAAATAATTTGAAAATGTTAATTCTTACATTTGTTAACTAATGGTGAAAGTCCTGCAGGCTAAGAAATAGCACTGTTTTTTTGGCCTGAAAGTTTCTCCGACACATTTAATAATTAAACTTTTGAAAATGAAAATT
This Salinimicrobium tongyeongense DNA region includes the following protein-coding sequences:
- a CDS encoding DUF1684 domain-containing protein; protein product: MRFLSLLIFLLLSGSVLAQQDSVVVAFQEGINAEFKDAATSPLTEKVRKSFKSLDFFPFDPSFRLKAEFLRTPHEVPFAMPTTSEKKKMFVKYGELYFTLKGEEFKLNVYQSLALSKTEEYKDYLFLPFTDPTNGLSTYAGGRYLDLTIPETKVVELDFNKAYNPYCAYSGGYSCPIPPAENHLAVPVTAGVKKYAKH
- the crcB gene encoding fluoride efflux transporter CrcB, with product MIKQLLLVFLGGGAGSALRFLISKNLNTLSSIPLGTLLVNFFGSLLIGFIIGLGMKQETISPNTTLLLATGFCGGFTTFSAFSFENQALLKAGDYFNFGIYSAGSIFLGIAAVLTGIWVSRLG
- a CDS encoding GyrI-like domain-containing protein is translated as MKILKYLLFLLLILFIAGSIYIATKDGEYRVETSKLINAPAPMLFREVADLSNWKSWDAFTGIEGMDMDVAAATSERDTAITWQAEAISDGQIVTTATIPYSSIEQVLQTETITGEAEGMITWTFTPEDGGTRVSWVLEGNQTFKEKLAFTVQDEELAEVFLPIFEQSIENLEQNVIRKMEAYSINVDGLTQHGGGYYMYTTTASRMGEVNTRAASMIEQVKLYMNQNNISVSGQPLIIYNQRDDRNGTTIFSAGVPTPSQVITPAGSEILNGYLEPQKVVKTTLNGHHKNASEAWERTYRYIEENDLVVNSQGQPFEMLITDPTKIDNPALWVTEIYIPVE